AACATGCCCAATGTCAATCCGGTCGAGGAAATGTCAGACATGATTTCCGCATCGCGCTCATATCAGACCAATGTGGAAATGATGAATACCGCCAAGAGCCTGCTGCAGAAGACCCTGCAGCTGGGCCAGTGATGAAAGGCCAGTGCCATGACCAGCTCGGTTAATTCCTCGTCCAATCCGTATGCAGTACTGAATGGCAGCTCCAGCGGTACTACCGGTACCGGCTCGACCAATGCCAACACCGATACCAGTGCGCAGGGCATTCAGGATCGTTTCCTGAAACTGCTGGTAACCCAGTTGCAGGCACAGGATCCGATGAATCCGATGGACAATAGCCAGATCACCAGCCAGATGGCGCAGATCAGCCAGGTGTCCGGCATGCAGACTCTGAACACCGCCATGCAAAGCTTGGTGCAGTCGCAGGCAGCCAATCAGTCGCTGATGGCGGCTTCCATGATTGGCAAGCAGGCACTGGTGCCGGGTAGTGCGCTCAATATGACCAGCGGCAGCTCAGTACAAGGTGCGGTAAGCCTCAGTGGCGCAGCCACCGACTACACCGTCAGCATCAAGGATACCAACGGCAATGTGGTAGATACCCTTACGGTGAAGAGCCCGAGCACCGGTCTGAATTCCTTCAACTGGGATGGCAAGGATGCCAATGGCAACCAGCTGCCCAGCGGCAAGTACACCTTCAGCGCACAGGCTACCAGCGCCAGCAGCACGGCAGTCACGGCAACGCCCTATGCCAATCAGGCGGTGACCGCAGTCAGCTGGGCTAGCGGTTCGCCGCAGCTGATCATGAAGGACGGTACCAGCGTCGGCTTGGCCAACGTGGCGCAGTTGTCTTAAATCCAGGTCATTAGTGCAATCAGGTTTCGGGGAGTAGCAACATGGGTTTTCAACAAGGTCTGAGTGGTCTGAATTCGGCATCCTCGCAGCTGGATACCATTGGCAACAACGTATCCAATGCCAGCACGGTGGGTTTCAAGAGTTCGCGTACCGAGTTCAGTGATCTGTTCTCCACCAGCTTTTACGGCGTAGCCAATACCAGTGCCGGTATCGGCTCGCAGGTGAATGCGGTGACCCAGTCTTTCAGTGCCGGCAACATCACGCCCACTGGCCGCAGCCTGGATCTGGCCATTAACAACAATGGCTTTTTCATCATGCGGCAGAACCCCACCTCCACCACCGGCTCGCTGGCCTATACCCGTAACGGCCAGTTCCAGGTGGACAAGGATGGTTACATCGTCAATGGCAACGACCGCCTGCAAGGCTGGATGGCCAATAACGGCGTGGTAACCCAGGGCCCGGTGACCGACCTCAAGCTGCAGACCAACCTGATTTCGCCGGCAGCCACCACCAAGGTGACCATGGGGGTCAACGTCGATTCGCGTCTGACCACGCCTACCGTCACCCCGCTGAATCCGACCAATACCAATACCTTCAACTGGTCCAATGCGGCACAGGTGTACGACAGCCTGGGTAATCAGCACAATCTGACCCTGTATTACGTCAAGGGAACGGCAACCGCCACCGGCACACCGTGGACGGTGACTGCCTATGTGGATGGTAATCCGGCCAGTGGCACCAACACCTATACCATGAATTACGACACCTCCGGCAACCTGACCAATACCACGCCGTTTAGTGTCACCTTCAGCCCCACGCCGGTAAACGGTTCTTCCTCGCCGGTTACCCTGAGCATTGATTACACTGGCTCCACTCAGGTGGCCCAGGCTTCCGGCACCCCGACCGAAACGGTTGATGGCTATGCGCCGGGCACGCTGAGTAGCATGAATATCGACACCCACGGCAATATCATGGCCAGCTTTTCCAATGGTCAGAACAAGATCATCGGGCAGGTGGCCCTGGCCACCTTCACCAATGCGCAAGGCCTGCAGAACGAAGGCGGCAACCGCTGGCAGCAGACGCTGGCATCCGGTGTGCCGGCCTACAATGCGCCGGGCTCGGGCAATTCCGGTACCGTACAATCGCAGGCACTGGAGGATTCCAACGTCGACCTGACGGCGGAGCTGGTCAACATGATCACGGCGCAGCGCTTCTATCAGGCCAACGCCCAGACCATCAAGACCGAAGACACCTTGATGCAGACCATCATCAATCTGTAATCAATACTGAACAGAGCAGCCTGAGGAAGCGGGGAATCAATGGATAAGATGTTGTACCTGGCCATGACCGGTGCCAAGCATATCGATTTGCAGCAGGCAACCACGGCCAATAATCTGTCCAATGCCAATACCAACGCATTCAAGGCCGATCTGGCGTCTTTCCGCGCCTTGCCGGTAGTCGGACCGGGCGCTCCCACCCGTACCTATGTGGTCGACAATACCATTGGCCATGACATGAGCCAGGGTAGTCTTATGCACACCGGTAGCCCCAGCGACTTCGCTCTGGGTTCTCCCGGCTTCTTTGCCGTACAGGCATCGGATGGCAGCGAAGCCTATACTCGCGATGGCGGTTATATTCTGGATGCCAACGGAATGATGCGCACCCGCAGTGGTCTGCCCATCAGCGGTGATGGCGGCCCCATCACGGTTCCTGCCGGCTATCAGGTGCAACTGGGCCAGGATGGTTCGGTGGTGGGCGTGCCGCAGAATGGCAAGGATCGCACACCGCAGCTGCTGGGGCAGATCAAGCTGGTCAATCCGGGTAACAAGGAAGTGTACAAAGGTCCGGATGGGCTGTTTCGCATGAATAGCGGTGACAATGCCACGGCAGATACCAACGTCAAGCTGGTGCCGGAGACGCTGGAAGCCAGCAATGTGAATGCCGTGGAAAGTCTGGTGCAGATGATTTCCCATGGTCGTCAGTACGATATGAACATCAAGCTGATGACCAATGCTGACCAGAACGACCAGAAAGCCACCCAACTGCTGGCCATGGGCTAAGTGCCGCACCCCGCCATACTGAAAACAAACAAGAATTCTGAGGAAACACCGCTATGATGCGTGCGCTTTATGTTGCCAAAACCGGGATGGATTCCAGCCAGTTCAACCTGGATGTGATCTCCAATAACCTGGCCAACGTCAATACCGTCGGTTTCAAGCGTGGGCGCGCCATTTTCGAGGATCTGTACTATCAGACCCTGCGTCAGCCGGGTGCACAGCTGGCTGATGGCAGCACCACGCCGACCGGCTTGCAGGTTGGTACCGGTGCCACTGCCGTAGCCACAGCCAAAAACTTCACCCAGGGCAATATGACGCAAAGCAGCCAGCCGCTGGACTGGGCCATCACCGGTGATGGTTTCTTCCGCATTCAGCGTCCGGATGGTACTACGGCATACACCCGCGATGGCGAATTCAAGCGCAACTCCAGCGGCGACATCGTTACCTCCGATGGCTATCAGCTGAACCCCAATATCAATATTCCCAGCACGGCTTCGCAAATTACCGTTTCCACCGCTGGTGTGGTGCAGTACTTCCTGCCCAATAATCCGGCACCGCAAACTGCCGGCACCATCCAGCTCACCACCTTCATCAACCCGCAAGGTCTGGAGAGCGTGGGCAATAATCTGTACCTGCAAAGTGCCTCCTCGGGCGATCCGCAGGATGGCGATCCGGGTACCGACAGCCGCGGGCAGGTCATGCAGGGCTTTCTGGAAGGCTCCAACGTGAATGTGACTGAAGAACTGGTCAACATGATTACCGCCCAGCGGTCTTTTGAAATGAATTCCAAGGCCATCACCACGGCGGACCAGATGCTGCAGAAACTGACGCAGATGTAAGGCTGATGAGCGCCGGCACGCGCGCCGGCAATGGTCTGCCGGCGTTTTTTCGCAGTTTTGCCATGTGCAATTAAGGGCTAGAATCGCGTCTCGGACCGGTACGCGATGCAGGAGGAGGGGCAAAATGAACATGCTGAAATGGATGATGCTGGGCTTGGTGGCCGTGCTGGCCGGCTGTGCCGCCCAGGAGCCCCCGTTGGTAACCTTGCCGATGACTGCCAGGCCGCAGCCGCAGGCCGCTACCCTGCCGGGCAATGGTTCCATCTTCCAGTCGGGCAGCTATCGCGCCATGTTCGAGGACAAAATGCCGGCGCTGGTGGGTGACACGCTGACCATCAATATCCAGGAAAAGTCCTCCACCTCGCAGTCGGAACAAACCACGGCCACCCGTTCTTCGGCGCTGGCTGACACTATTTCCAGCGGCATGCAGCTGCCCTTCGTTCCCGGCAGCCTCACCAAGGGCTTGGGGGCATCGCTCAATGGTAGCGGTTCGGCCAGCAACACCGGCAAGGGCACCAACCAGGTAGCCACCACCTTTGTCAGCTCCATCACCGTGACGGTGATCGAAGTCTTGTCCAACGGCAATCTCATCATCAGTGGCGAAAAGGTCGTCCGCATCAATGGCGATACCGAATCCATCCGCCTGTCCGGTGTGGTCAATCCGCGGGACATCGCCGCCGATCGTTCGGTGTCCTCGCTCAAGGTGGCCGATGCTCGTATCGAGCAGGAAACCAAGGGTAATAACCGCCTGTATAATGAGCCGGGTTGGCTGGCCAAGTTTTTCCTCAGCATCATTCCCATTTGATGGCCAGGACTGGATGACATCATGAAAAAATTCCTGCTTGCATTGACTTGCCTGATGCTGGGGGCGCAAGTGCTGGCGGCTGAGCGTCTGAAAGACATCACCAATATCGCTGGTGTGCGCTCCAACCAATTGCTGGGCTATGGCTTGGTGGTAGGGCTGGATGGCAGCGGTGACAAGGTGACTTCTTCGCCGTTTACCGGCCAATCCCTGTCCAACATGCTGACCCAACTGGGCGTGCAGATTCCGCCGGGTACCAAGGTTGACCCCAAGAACGTGGCGGCAGTCAGCCTTACCGCAACCCTGCCGCCGTTTGCCCGCAAGGGGCAGGCGCTGGATGTGACGGTGTCGTCCATTGGCGATGCCAAAAGCTTGCGTGGCGGCACCTTGCTGCTGTCGCCGCTAAAAGGTGCGGATGGCCAGATCTACGGCATGGCCCAGGGTAATGTACTGGTTGGCGGAGCGGGAGCCTCTGCCGGAGGCAGTAAGGCACAGATCAACCAGCTCAGTGTGGGGCGTATCGCCGGTGGTGCCACGGTGGAGCGCGAAGTGCCTACCGCGCTGGGAAGTGGCGAATTCATCAACCTGGAATTGCAGGAAGCCAATTTCACCATGGCCAATCGCGTGGTGCAGGCCATCAACAAGGCTTTTGGCAGTGGCACTGCTCGTGCGGTGGATGGTGGCATGGTGGAAGTCCGTGCGCCTTTTGATTCCAATCAGCGGGTACAATTTTTGTCGCGGATGGAAAATCTTGCCGTTGACCCGGCAGAAGTTTCCCCTCTGGTCATCATCAATGCCCGAACCGGCTCCATCGTGATGAACCAGGCCGTGCAGCTGGAACCTTGCGCCATTGCCCATGGCAACCTTACCGTCACCATCAGCAACAACCCGCAGGTCAGCCAGCCACCAGCCTTGTCCGGTGGTCAGACCGTGGCCACCAATCAGGCTAATGTCAGTGTCACCAGCGATGGCGGCAAGGTGCTGAAAGTGGCCAAGAGCGCCAATCTCAACCAGGTTGTCTCTGCGCTCAATGCTCTGGGGGCAACCCCGCAAGACCTGATCTCCATCCTGCAGGCAATGAAGGCAGCCGGTTCGCTGAGGGCGGATCTGCAGATTATCTGAGCCCGGTGTTAATTGCTGAAAAGGCCCCGCTTGCGGGGCCTTTTTGTATTGGCCCGCTTTTTGCTATGTAGGCGGGCAAGGAGCGATAAATGACGACGCAGTTTTCCAATACCTATTCGGCAGCCGATGCCATGAACCAGCAACTGGCGGTAGATCCTACCCAG
The sequence above is drawn from the Aquitalea denitrificans genome and encodes:
- the flgG gene encoding flagellar basal-body rod protein FlgG, producing the protein MMRALYVAKTGMDSSQFNLDVISNNLANVNTVGFKRGRAIFEDLYYQTLRQPGAQLADGSTTPTGLQVGTGATAVATAKNFTQGNMTQSSQPLDWAITGDGFFRIQRPDGTTAYTRDGEFKRNSSGDIVTSDGYQLNPNINIPSTASQITVSTAGVVQYFLPNNPAPQTAGTIQLTTFINPQGLESVGNNLYLQSASSGDPQDGDPGTDSRGQVMQGFLEGSNVNVTEELVNMITAQRSFEMNSKAITTADQMLQKLTQM
- a CDS encoding flagellar basal body rod protein FlgF, whose product is MDKMLYLAMTGAKHIDLQQATTANNLSNANTNAFKADLASFRALPVVGPGAPTRTYVVDNTIGHDMSQGSLMHTGSPSDFALGSPGFFAVQASDGSEAYTRDGGYILDANGMMRTRSGLPISGDGGPITVPAGYQVQLGQDGSVVGVPQNGKDRTPQLLGQIKLVNPGNKEVYKGPDGLFRMNSGDNATADTNVKLVPETLEASNVNAVESLVQMISHGRQYDMNIKLMTNADQNDQKATQLLAMG
- a CDS encoding flagellar basal body P-ring protein FlgI, whose translation is MKKFLLALTCLMLGAQVLAAERLKDITNIAGVRSNQLLGYGLVVGLDGSGDKVTSSPFTGQSLSNMLTQLGVQIPPGTKVDPKNVAAVSLTATLPPFARKGQALDVTVSSIGDAKSLRGGTLLLSPLKGADGQIYGMAQGNVLVGGAGASAGGSKAQINQLSVGRIAGGATVEREVPTALGSGEFINLELQEANFTMANRVVQAINKAFGSGTARAVDGGMVEVRAPFDSNQRVQFLSRMENLAVDPAEVSPLVIINARTGSIVMNQAVQLEPCAIAHGNLTVTISNNPQVSQPPALSGGQTVATNQANVSVTSDGGKVLKVAKSANLNQVVSALNALGATPQDLISILQAMKAAGSLRADLQII
- the flgE gene encoding flagellar hook protein FlgE, whose protein sequence is MGFQQGLSGLNSASSQLDTIGNNVSNASTVGFKSSRTEFSDLFSTSFYGVANTSAGIGSQVNAVTQSFSAGNITPTGRSLDLAINNNGFFIMRQNPTSTTGSLAYTRNGQFQVDKDGYIVNGNDRLQGWMANNGVVTQGPVTDLKLQTNLISPAATTKVTMGVNVDSRLTTPTVTPLNPTNTNTFNWSNAAQVYDSLGNQHNLTLYYVKGTATATGTPWTVTAYVDGNPASGTNTYTMNYDTSGNLTNTTPFSVTFSPTPVNGSSSPVTLSIDYTGSTQVAQASGTPTETVDGYAPGTLSSMNIDTHGNIMASFSNGQNKIIGQVALATFTNAQGLQNEGGNRWQQTLASGVPAYNAPGSGNSGTVQSQALEDSNVDLTAELVNMITAQRFYQANAQTIKTEDTLMQTIINL
- a CDS encoding flagellar hook assembly protein FlgD, encoding MTSSVNSSSNPYAVLNGSSSGTTGTGSTNANTDTSAQGIQDRFLKLLVTQLQAQDPMNPMDNSQITSQMAQISQVSGMQTLNTAMQSLVQSQAANQSLMAASMIGKQALVPGSALNMTSGSSVQGAVSLSGAATDYTVSIKDTNGNVVDTLTVKSPSTGLNSFNWDGKDANGNQLPSGKYTFSAQATSASSTAVTATPYANQAVTAVSWASGSPQLIMKDGTSVGLANVAQLS
- a CDS encoding flagellar basal body L-ring protein FlgH, whose translation is MNMLKWMMLGLVAVLAGCAAQEPPLVTLPMTARPQPQAATLPGNGSIFQSGSYRAMFEDKMPALVGDTLTINIQEKSSTSQSEQTTATRSSALADTISSGMQLPFVPGSLTKGLGASLNGSGSASNTGKGTNQVATTFVSSITVTVIEVLSNGNLIISGEKVVRINGDTESIRLSGVVNPRDIAADRSVSSLKVADARIEQETKGNNRLYNEPGWLAKFFLSIIPI